From Anopheles darlingi chromosome 2, idAnoDarlMG_H_01, whole genome shotgun sequence, the proteins below share one genomic window:
- the LOC125952657 gene encoding gremlin-1-like yields the protein MSPTVRMLALLACLLVHSSGHRIKLSDSILDIINTRHVEQILAERRANASREHERQRGYLVQNDLDEDVTEDSSDLYQTPEVAIDFDFNGRRQGGGGGHHHQGHHNHGHQHQMPAYNTSEEGGGQQASGDLLSDMHAYRGDKLLKSSKNALLVTRKEYLKKDWCKTEPLVQRIREEGCLSRTIVNRFCYGQCNSFYIPKSPKRHPRRPGGHGGKQNNGGGGGGGGYSASSSSGPVSRNREVDLDFEDEDLTGPAFRSCAFCKPKKFTWITVTLRCPSLVPQLRRKRIQRIKQCKCIAEPLH from the coding sequence ATGAGCCCAACGGTGAGGATGCTGGCGCTGTTGGCCTGCCTGCTGGTACACTCGTCCGGCCATCGGATAAAGCTCTCGGACTCCATCCTGGACATCATCAATACGCGGCACGTGGAGCAGATACTGGCCGAGCGGCGGGCGAATGCGTCGCGGGAGCACGAACGGCAACGCGGCTACCTGGTGCAGAACGATCTGGACGAGGACGTGACGGAGGACAGCTCGGATCTCTACCAGACGCCCGAGGTGgccatcgatttcgatttcaatggGCGGCgccaaggtggtggtggtggtcatcatcatcaagggcACCACAACCAtgggcaccagcaccagatgcCAGCGTACAATACGTCGGAGGAAGGTGGCGGTCAGCAGGCTTCGGGCGATCTACTATCCGACATGCACGCGTACCGGGGCGATAAGTTGCTGAAGTCGAGCAAGAATGCGCTGCTGGTGACGCGCAAGGAGTATCTGAAGAAGGATTGGTGCAAAACGGAACCACTGGTGCAGCGGATCCGGGAGGAGGGTTGCCTTAGCCGGACGATCGTCAATCGGTTCTGCTACGGCCAGTGCAATTCGTTCTACATCCCGAAATCACCGAAGCGGCACCCGAGGCGACCGGGCGGTCATGGGGGAAAGCAGAACAatggaggtggcggtggcggcggtggctacTCGGCGTCTTCctcatccggtccggtgagcCGGAATCGGGAGGTGGATCTGGACTTTGAGGATGAAGATCTAACAGGACCGGCGTTCCGTTCGTGCGCTTTCTGTAAACCGAAAAAGTTCACCTGGATTACGGTGACGTTGCGCTGTCCATCGCTGGTGCCACAGTTGCGCCGGAAGCGCATCCAACGCATCAAGCAGTGCAAGTGCATCGCCGAACCGTTACACTAG